A window of the Hordeum vulgare subsp. vulgare chromosome 5H, MorexV3_pseudomolecules_assembly, whole genome shotgun sequence genome harbors these coding sequences:
- the LOC123452146 gene encoding auxin-responsive protein IAA30-like produces MAGLGFEETELRLGLPGGGNEAEEAVRSSGKRGYAETIDLMLKLEPASAAAPPSEDDEEVADGAAEAQPSPAAADGQLKRSPSQSSVVTAQPEEDPEKPRAPKAQAVGWPPVRSFRRNMLAAALVKVSMDGAPYLRKVDMGTYKSYQELSKALEKMFSSFTIGNDCSQARGINGMNETKLADLLTGSDYVPTYEDKDGDWMLVGDVPWEMFVASCKRLRIMKGSEAIGLAPRAMEKCKSRS; encoded by the exons ATGGCGGGCCTCGGGTTCGAGGAGACCGAGCTGCGGCTCGGCCTGCCAGGCGGCGGCAACGAGGCTGAGGAGGCGGTGAGGAGCTCCGGCAAGAGGGGCTACGCCGAGACCATCGACCTCATGCTGAAGCTGGAGCCAGCGTCGGCGGCCGCGCCGCCGtccgaggatgacgaggaagtggCCGACGGTGCCGCGGAGGCGCAGCCGTCTCCGGCTGCTGCCGACGGGCAGTTGAAGCGGTCGCCGAGCCAGAGCAGCGTGGTCACCGCGCAGCCGGAAGAGGACCCCGAGAAGCCGCGCGCGCCCAA GGCGCAGGCGGTGGGGTGGCCGCCGGTGCGGTCGTTCCGGAGGAACATgctggcggcggcgctggtgAAGGTGAGCATGGACGGCGCGCCCTACCTGCGCAAGGTGGACATGGGCACCTACAAGAGCTACCAGGAGCTGTCCAAGGCCCTGGAGAAGATGTTCAGCTCCTTCACCATCGGCAACGACTGCTCTCAGGCTCGGGGCATCAATGGCATGAACGAGACCAAGCTGGCCGACCTGCTCACCGGCTCCGACTACGTGCCCACCTACGAGGACAAGGACGGCGACTGGATGCTCGTCGGCGACGTCCCCTGGGA GATGTTCGTCGCGTCGTGCAAGCGCCTCCGGATAATGAAAGGATCAGAAGCCATCGGGCTCG CGCCAAGGGCAATGGAGAAATGCAAGAGCAGGAGCTGA